In a genomic window of uncultured Flavobacterium sp.:
- a CDS encoding acyl carrier protein phosphodiesterase, translating to MNFLAHIYLSGENDLIKIGNFMADGIRGKQFEHFPEDVQKGIILHRFIDTYTDSHDVFRQSTKRLHEKYHHYAGVIVDIVYDHFLAKNWEKYSDEKLDHFINRFYRSLHENYPILTEKTQNLMPTMIRENWLWSYQTIDGIQHILTQMDRRSRNQSKMQFATQELKEFYTEFEHEFDLFFKDVQAQSKQKLLSL from the coding sequence ATGAACTTCCTAGCCCATATATATCTTTCAGGTGAAAATGATTTAATCAAAATTGGCAATTTTATGGCCGATGGCATTCGCGGAAAACAATTTGAACATTTTCCCGAAGATGTTCAAAAAGGAATTATTTTGCATCGTTTTATAGATACTTATACTGATTCTCATGATGTTTTCAGACAAAGTACCAAGCGCTTACATGAAAAATACCATCATTATGCCGGCGTAATTGTAGACATTGTTTACGATCACTTTTTGGCCAAAAACTGGGAAAAATATTCCGATGAAAAACTGGACCATTTCATTAATCGGTTTTACAGATCATTGCATGAAAATTATCCAATTCTGACCGAAAAAACACAGAACTTAATGCCAACCATGATTAGGGAAAACTGGCTTTGGAGTTATCAAACTATAGATGGCATTCAGCATATTTTGACACAAATGGATCGAAGATCAAGAAATCAGTCAAAAATGCAATTTGCCACTCAGGAACTCAAAGAATTCTATACGGAATTTGAACACGAATTCGATCTTTTCTTTAAAGATGTACAAGCGCAATCTAAACAAAAATTACTTTCATTGTAG
- a CDS encoding Fic family protein has protein sequence MWNINLTYREEFQSTFDRLYQKRLDLQNSRPLPNIALHKIRESLSLEWTYNSNSIEGNTMSLRETQMVIQEGITIKGKSLREHFETHNHDKAIDYLYSIVDENYKLRSIDILSLHGLVLRSIEDDFAGRLRNGGVRISGANFMPPNANKVSDYLDELIDFINTNPLGLNDIELATIFHHKLVWIHPFFDGNGRTVRLSMNLLLMRCGFPPAIILKNDRKKYYEALNQANNGNYQKLTLLMCQALERTLNIYLSSMPGSTYDYQPIQNIVSEPETPYGQEYVSLLARTGKIDAYKEGRNWYTTKEAIEEYMATRKRKR, from the coding sequence ATGTGGAATATAAACCTAACATACAGAGAAGAATTTCAATCGACTTTTGATCGATTGTACCAAAAAAGGCTTGATTTGCAAAACAGCAGACCATTGCCCAATATTGCTTTGCACAAAATACGTGAGAGTTTATCTCTCGAATGGACTTATAATTCGAACAGTATTGAAGGTAATACAATGAGTTTACGCGAAACCCAAATGGTAATTCAGGAAGGAATTACTATAAAAGGAAAATCGCTTCGGGAACATTTTGAAACCCACAATCATGATAAAGCAATTGATTATTTATATTCGATTGTTGATGAGAATTACAAACTGCGAAGCATTGATATTTTATCTCTTCACGGTTTAGTTTTGCGTTCTATCGAAGATGATTTTGCAGGACGATTAAGAAACGGCGGAGTTCGTATTTCCGGAGCCAATTTCATGCCTCCAAATGCCAATAAAGTTTCAGATTACCTAGATGAATTAATCGATTTTATCAATACAAATCCTCTAGGTCTAAATGATATTGAACTAGCTACAATTTTTCATCATAAATTAGTTTGGATTCATCCTTTTTTTGATGGAAATGGCCGTACGGTTCGTTTAAGTATGAATTTATTATTGATGCGTTGCGGTTTTCCACCTGCAATTATTCTTAAAAATGATAGAAAAAAATACTACGAAGCATTAAATCAAGCTAATAATGGTAATTATCAAAAATTAACGCTTTTGATGTGTCAGGCTTTAGAACGTACGCTTAACATCTATTTAAGTTCAATGCCGGGAAGTACTTATGACTATCAACCAATACAAAATATTGTAAGCGAGCCAGAAACTCCATACGGTCAGGAATATGTTAGTTTATTGGCCAGAACAGGAAAAATAGACGCTTATAAAGAAGGCCGAAACTGGTATACAACCAAAGAAGCCATCGAAGAATATATGGCAACCAGAAAACGAAAACGTTAA
- the ggt gene encoding gamma-glutamyltransferase has protein sequence MKKIALLFSFISFYCSAQEVAKPTGLVATKAMVVSARQEASKIGADIMKKGGNAFDAMVATELALAVAYPYAGNIGGGGFMVYRKANGEVGSLDYREKAPLAATKDMFLDKDGNVIKGKSTETALAIGVPGTVAGVFAVHKKLGSLPMSEILKPVIALAERGVIVTQKQQKQLEAYHDVIVKANGPNTLMAGNFKANDTIKYPALASTLKRILKNGKDEFYKGKTAKILVDYLQKKGGIITLKDLASYEAKWRKPLQFNYKDLKITSMSPPSSGGICLAQIMKMIAPYDLSKMGHNSEKSIQVIVEAERRAYADRSQFLGDPDFVKIPINALLADSYLKDRMSNFNSNKASLSSDIKEGKVTYNESTETTHYSIVDAQGNAVAATTTINDGFGSKYYCDELGFFLNNEMDDFSAKPGSPNMFGLVGNEANSIAPQKRMLSSMTPTIVEKNGKLFMVVGSPGGSTIITSVLQAILNVYEYNLSMQEAVNAPRFHHQWLPDLITFEPNAFDNTTIDKLKAKGYLINEKNTPVIGKLDCILVLPNNNLEGGADYRGDDTAVGF, from the coding sequence ATGAAAAAAATCGCCCTTTTATTCAGCTTTATTTCTTTTTATTGTTCTGCTCAGGAAGTTGCCAAACCTACTGGTTTAGTCGCAACAAAAGCCATGGTGGTATCGGCACGTCAGGAAGCTTCAAAAATTGGAGCTGACATTATGAAAAAAGGCGGAAATGCTTTTGATGCTATGGTTGCCACCGAACTGGCGCTGGCAGTTGCTTATCCGTATGCAGGAAATATTGGCGGTGGAGGATTTATGGTGTACCGAAAAGCAAATGGCGAAGTTGGATCATTAGACTATCGCGAAAAAGCTCCGTTAGCTGCAACAAAAGACATGTTTCTGGATAAAGACGGAAATGTAATAAAAGGAAAAAGTACCGAAACAGCTTTGGCAATTGGAGTTCCGGGAACTGTAGCCGGAGTTTTTGCGGTTCATAAAAAACTAGGTTCATTGCCAATGTCCGAAATTCTAAAACCTGTTATTGCTCTTGCCGAAAGAGGTGTAATTGTGACTCAAAAACAACAAAAACAACTTGAAGCTTATCATGATGTTATTGTCAAAGCAAATGGGCCAAATACACTTATGGCAGGAAATTTTAAAGCAAATGACACTATTAAATATCCCGCTTTAGCAAGCACTCTGAAACGTATTCTAAAAAACGGAAAAGATGAATTCTATAAAGGCAAAACAGCTAAAATTTTAGTGGATTATCTTCAAAAAAAAGGCGGAATTATTACTCTTAAAGATTTAGCCAGTTATGAGGCAAAATGGAGAAAACCATTACAATTTAATTATAAAGATTTAAAAATAACTTCGATGTCGCCTCCAAGCAGCGGTGGAATCTGTCTGGCACAGATCATGAAAATGATCGCTCCTTATGATTTATCAAAGATGGGACATAATTCTGAAAAATCGATTCAGGTAATTGTTGAAGCTGAAAGAAGGGCTTATGCCGACAGAAGTCAATTTTTAGGTGATCCTGATTTTGTAAAAATTCCGATCAACGCTTTATTAGCCGATTCTTATTTAAAAGACAGAATGTCGAATTTTAATAGTAACAAAGCCAGTTTATCATCTGATATAAAAGAAGGAAAAGTAACGTATAACGAAAGTACCGAAACCACACATTATTCTATTGTAGATGCTCAGGGAAATGCCGTTGCTGCAACAACTACGATAAATGACGGTTTTGGATCAAAATATTATTGCGATGAATTGGGATTCTTTTTAAATAACGAAATGGACGATTTTAGTGCAAAACCGGGATCTCCTAATATGTTTGGTTTAGTAGGAAATGAAGCCAACAGTATTGCTCCTCAAAAAAGAATGTTGAGTTCTATGACGCCTACTATTGTCGAGAAAAACGGCAAATTATTTATGGTAGTAGGTTCTCCTGGCGGTTCTACCATTATTACTTCTGTTTTACAGGCAATTCTAAATGTTTACGAATATAATTTAAGCATGCAGGAAGCTGTAAATGCGCCACGTTTTCACCATCAATGGCTACCGGATTTAATTACATTTGAGCCAAATGCATTTGACAATACTACAATCGATAAATTAAAAGCTAAAGGCTATTTAATCAACGAAAAAAACACGCCTGTCATTGGTAAATTAGATTGTATTTTGGTTTTACCTAACAACAATCTTGAAGGTGGAGCTGATTATCGTGGAGATGATACGGCAGTTGGTTTCTAA
- a CDS encoding chloride channel protein → MLKKYFRKLESIIALGQSLMTPKQFIFLSSVLIGISCSLAVIVLKTFAHSVFSFATYINGILKLSFINSILPIIGIVLTVFVIKRVLNGTIEKGTSQILYAVAKKASIIPKKQMYAQIVTSSLTVGLGGSAGLESPIVITGAAFGSNFAQNYKLPYKDRTLLIGCGVAAGISAAFNAPIAGVLFAIEVLLVDVSISAFTPIMISAATGALVSAIVLDETILLSFKKQEAFNYHNIPFYVLLGLLTGFMAVYYARNFQKTEHYFSKLKIGAYKKALIGSSLLALLIFIFPTLFGEGYESIKTLSESDPGKILDNTLFGDFRNNQWVLLLFVGFTMMVKVFASGLTIGSGGNGGNFAPSLFLGSYLGYFFSKFFNLIGLAKLPISNFTMVGMAGILSGLFHAPLTAIFLIAEITGGYSLMIPLMIVSSISFAISKRFEKYSLDVKGLAKKGHVFTSNKDSNILSTLDIDTIIQCDYLTVHPEESLSKLVDLISHSNQVVFAVVNDEKELVGIVHFNDIREIIFNTYRVKYTVIKDVMKTPAATISSFDSMEIVMSKFEKSKTAFLPVIRNDKYYGFISKSIALEAYRTKLRSMTIE, encoded by the coding sequence ATGCTAAAAAAATATTTTAGAAAACTAGAAAGCATTATTGCTTTAGGTCAATCATTAATGACTCCAAAGCAGTTTATTTTTTTATCAAGCGTTTTAATTGGTATTTCCTGCTCTTTGGCTGTAATTGTTTTGAAAACTTTTGCCCATAGTGTTTTCTCTTTTGCGACCTATATCAACGGAATCTTAAAATTAAGTTTCATTAACAGTATTTTGCCAATTATTGGTATTGTACTTACTGTTTTTGTTATAAAAAGGGTCTTAAACGGAACTATAGAAAAAGGGACTTCACAAATTTTATATGCGGTTGCTAAAAAAGCGAGTATCATTCCGAAAAAGCAAATGTATGCGCAGATTGTAACAAGCTCGTTAACAGTAGGATTAGGAGGTTCCGCAGGTCTGGAAAGCCCAATTGTAATTACCGGAGCAGCTTTTGGTTCAAACTTTGCGCAAAACTATAAATTACCTTATAAAGACAGAACTTTACTTATTGGTTGCGGTGTTGCGGCTGGAATTTCAGCCGCTTTTAACGCTCCAATTGCCGGAGTTCTATTTGCTATCGAAGTTTTATTGGTAGATGTAAGTATTTCAGCCTTTACTCCTATCATGATTTCTGCGGCTACCGGTGCTTTGGTTTCTGCCATTGTTCTGGATGAAACAATTTTGTTATCCTTCAAAAAACAAGAAGCTTTTAATTATCATAACATCCCATTTTATGTTCTTTTAGGATTATTAACAGGTTTTATGGCGGTTTACTACGCCCGAAATTTTCAAAAAACGGAGCATTATTTTTCAAAACTAAAAATTGGTGCCTACAAAAAAGCACTAATTGGTTCTTCGTTATTAGCATTATTGATTTTTATTTTTCCAACGCTTTTTGGGGAAGGTTACGAAAGCATTAAAACACTATCAGAATCAGATCCGGGAAAGATATTAGACAATACCTTGTTTGGCGATTTTAGAAACAATCAATGGGTTTTATTACTTTTTGTTGGCTTTACCATGATGGTAAAAGTTTTTGCCTCAGGACTAACAATTGGAAGCGGTGGAAATGGCGGTAACTTTGCCCCTTCCCTATTTTTAGGATCTTATCTAGGATATTTTTTCTCTAAATTCTTCAATTTAATTGGCTTAGCGAAGTTGCCAATAAGCAACTTCACAATGGTGGGAATGGCAGGCATTTTGAGCGGATTATTTCACGCGCCGTTAACTGCTATATTCTTAATTGCTGAAATCACAGGCGGTTACAGCCTGATGATTCCACTTATGATTGTTTCCTCAATAAGTTTTGCAATTTCAAAACGTTTCGAAAAATATTCACTTGATGTAAAAGGTTTGGCTAAAAAAGGTCACGTATTTACCAGTAACAAAGATTCTAATATTCTATCGACACTAGATATTGATACTATAATTCAATGTGATTATTTAACCGTACATCCTGAAGAAAGTTTAAGTAAACTCGTTGATTTGATTTCACATTCAAATCAGGTTGTTTTTGCCGTTGTAAACGATGAAAAAGAACTAGTTGGTATCGTTCATTTTAATGATATCCGCGAAATTATTTTTAACACTTATCGTGTAAAATATACCGTAATCAAAGATGTCATGAAAACTCCGGCAGCCACTATTTCCTCTTTTGACAGCATGGAAATTGTGATGAGTAAATTCGAGAAATCAAAAACAGCCTTTCTTCCGGTTATCCGAAATGACAAATATTACGGCTTCATTTCCAAATCTATAGCACTTGAAGCCTACAGAACTAAGCTGCGTTCTATGACAATTGAATAA
- a CDS encoding tetratricopeptide repeat protein, whose protein sequence is MKNKLFLLFLSLSFVCNAQTKDKIDTAKLFQELTDKACSCIDSIPTYNRTKDSITANISSCIDDKVGAYQIAEKFANLDLSNPTGEKKEINVTLNLDKNSKEYQDIYYKMEKYLMDNCSVLKDKVAANNLVNNNSMSSNKEALDYYDLAIEETKKENYKGAIEYYKKAVKVDPNFAFTYDNMGICYRRLEQYDLALESYEKSLKIDPNGLMPLQNIAVVYSYKKEYQKAVKTYEKIAKIEPNNPEVFYGIGQMYALHLNDTEKGLDNMCKAYNLYVEQKSPYRTDAEKLIQMIYADMKKNGKEEKFNEILKANHISSN, encoded by the coding sequence ATGAAAAATAAACTATTCTTACTCTTTTTGTCTCTTAGTTTTGTTTGTAATGCTCAAACAAAAGATAAAATTGACACTGCAAAGTTATTCCAAGAACTAACTGATAAGGCTTGCTCCTGCATTGATTCAATACCAACTTACAATCGAACTAAAGATTCTATCACGGCTAATATTAGTTCCTGCATTGATGATAAAGTTGGAGCTTATCAAATAGCAGAAAAATTTGCCAACCTGGATTTATCAAATCCTACAGGCGAAAAAAAAGAGATTAATGTTACTTTAAATCTAGACAAAAATTCAAAAGAGTATCAAGACATTTATTATAAAATGGAAAAATACCTTATGGATAATTGTTCTGTTTTAAAAGATAAAGTCGCCGCCAATAATCTGGTAAATAATAATTCAATGTCATCCAATAAAGAAGCATTAGATTATTACGATTTAGCGATTGAGGAAACTAAAAAAGAAAATTATAAAGGAGCTATAGAATATTACAAAAAAGCAGTTAAAGTTGATCCAAATTTTGCCTTTACATACGATAATATGGGAATTTGCTACAGACGTTTGGAACAATATGATTTAGCACTTGAATCTTACGAGAAATCGCTTAAAATAGATCCGAATGGATTAATGCCGTTGCAGAACATTGCCGTTGTTTACTCTTATAAAAAAGAATATCAAAAAGCGGTAAAAACTTATGAAAAGATAGCCAAAATAGAACCTAATAATCCAGAAGTTTTTTACGGAATTGGGCAAATGTATGCACTTCATTTAAATGACACAGAAAAAGGACTTGACAACATGTGCAAAGCTTATAATTTGTATGTTGAACAAAAATCTCCTTATAGAACTGATGCCGAAAAACTAATTCAAATGATTTATGCTGATATGAAAAAGAATGGAAAAGAAGAAAAATTCAATGAAATTCTAAAAGCAAATCACATTAGTTCGAACTAG
- the glmM gene encoding phosphoglucosamine mutase has translation MTLIKSISGIRGTIGGKVGDNLTPVDAVKFASAYGTFLKNNTSKEKLTVVIGRDARISGPMIHNLVVNTLIGLGINVIDLGLSTTPTVEVAVPLEKADGGIILTASHNPKQWNALKLLNEKGEFLSGAEGAKILEIADAEAFDFSDVDSLGEITLNDAYMDIHIDEVLNLPLVDVEAVKAAKFKVVVDGVNSSGGIIIPKLLELMGVEVVKLYCEPNGHFPHNPEPLKEHLTDISELVVKEKAHLGVVVDPDVDRLAFISEDGEMFGEEYTLVACADYVLSKTPGNTVSNMSSSRALRDVTVAHKGNYEASAVGEVNVVELMKKNNAIIGGEGNGGIIYPELHYGRDSLVGVALFLTHLANKKMSVSALRASYPEYYMSKNKIELTPQIDVDAILVAMTEKYKNEDITTIDGVKIDFATEWVHLRKSNTEPIIRIYTEAPSQEKADVLALRIIDEIKAIAGI, from the coding sequence ATGACTTTAATAAAATCAATTTCAGGTATACGAGGAACAATCGGTGGAAAAGTAGGAGATAACCTGACTCCTGTTGATGCTGTAAAATTTGCATCGGCATACGGTACTTTTCTGAAAAACAATACTTCAAAAGAAAAATTAACGGTTGTAATTGGTCGTGACGCCAGAATTTCCGGTCCAATGATTCACAATCTTGTCGTAAATACTTTAATAGGTTTAGGAATTAATGTAATTGATCTTGGACTTTCGACAACGCCAACTGTAGAGGTTGCTGTTCCGTTAGAAAAAGCTGATGGTGGAATTATTTTAACAGCTTCTCACAATCCGAAACAATGGAATGCGTTGAAATTGCTGAATGAAAAAGGGGAGTTTTTAAGTGGAGCAGAAGGAGCTAAAATCCTTGAAATTGCTGATGCTGAAGCTTTCGATTTCTCGGATGTGGATAGTTTAGGCGAAATCACATTGAATGATGCTTATATGGACATTCATATTGATGAAGTTTTGAACTTGCCATTGGTAGATGTTGAAGCTGTAAAAGCAGCAAAATTTAAAGTTGTTGTTGATGGTGTAAATTCTTCAGGAGGAATTATTATCCCGAAATTATTAGAATTAATGGGTGTTGAAGTAGTAAAATTATACTGCGAACCAAACGGACATTTCCCTCATAATCCAGAGCCTTTAAAAGAGCATTTAACGGATATTTCTGAATTGGTTGTGAAAGAAAAAGCTCATTTAGGAGTTGTTGTAGATCCGGATGTTGATCGTTTGGCTTTTATCAGCGAAGACGGAGAAATGTTTGGTGAAGAGTATACATTAGTGGCTTGCGCTGATTATGTATTGAGTAAAACACCAGGAAATACAGTTTCGAATATGTCATCATCTCGTGCTTTGCGTGATGTTACGGTTGCTCACAAAGGAAACTATGAAGCAAGTGCAGTAGGAGAGGTGAATGTTGTAGAATTAATGAAAAAAAATAATGCTATTATTGGAGGTGAAGGTAACGGTGGAATTATTTATCCGGAGTTGCATTACGGACGTGATAGTTTGGTAGGAGTTGCTTTATTCCTGACACATTTGGCTAACAAAAAAATGTCGGTTTCGGCATTGCGTGCTTCATATCCTGAATATTATATGAGCAAAAATAAAATTGAGTTAACACCTCAAATTGATGTTGATGCTATTTTAGTGGCAATGACTGAAAAATATAAAAACGAAGATATCACAACAATCGACGGTGTAAAAATTGATTTTGCTACAGAATGGGTGCATTTAAGAAAATCAAACACAGAACCAATTATCAGAATTTATACTGAAGCTCCATCTCAGGAAAAAGCTGATGTTTTGGCACTTCGAATTATAGACGAAATAAAAGCAATTGCCGGAATTTAA
- a CDS encoding serine protease gives MSEESFLEEKQPNNKSRNIKIGAVIAIIAVLGIIFIPKIWAKYDKKETVCLNGQTEIYEKFKDAVVLVKHTYTVEISIKGSKPFQLEVGNPNLEPKTISGTGFFVSEDGKIVTNHHVAEPWLYENENGDATSYDYIKEHIAAVLPDSISEENYKSVIEKNWSSYYGEEGDESEESEEETPAAVAATTIDSTAANTAAVATSTPETTVESTPEKEIKYVNADDIKITPVTVEISVALHGSKEDWLKCKVYKIADGNEVDVAVLQLDSETLPGSVKNIVDLDTAVSDDSTIKPGTNAILIGYPMGMTLANTRRGIKVQVYEGQINKESDGVSIQYNVTSTHGASGSPVFNECGQLIAINYAGFDEAQGYNFGIVAKHAASLIQ, from the coding sequence ATGTCCGAAGAATCTTTTTTAGAAGAAAAACAACCAAACAATAAATCAAGAAATATAAAAATTGGAGCCGTAATAGCTATTATTGCTGTACTTGGAATTATTTTTATCCCTAAAATCTGGGCGAAATACGATAAAAAAGAAACAGTATGCTTAAATGGTCAGACAGAAATTTACGAAAAGTTTAAAGATGCGGTCGTTTTAGTAAAACACACTTACACAGTCGAAATATCGATAAAAGGTTCTAAACCTTTTCAGCTTGAAGTTGGTAACCCTAATTTAGAACCAAAGACAATATCCGGGACAGGTTTTTTTGTTTCAGAAGATGGAAAAATAGTAACTAATCATCATGTTGCAGAGCCTTGGCTATATGAAAATGAAAATGGAGATGCAACATCTTACGATTATATAAAAGAGCATATTGCAGCCGTTCTTCCAGATTCTATAAGCGAAGAAAACTACAAGTCTGTTATCGAAAAAAATTGGAGTAGCTATTATGGAGAAGAAGGTGATGAATCTGAAGAATCTGAAGAAGAGACTCCGGCAGCCGTTGCTGCCACTACTATTGATTCTACCGCGGCAAATACTGCTGCAGTTGCCACTAGTACTCCTGAAACTACAGTAGAGTCAACCCCGGAAAAAGAAATAAAATATGTAAATGCAGATGATATCAAAATTACTCCTGTAACAGTTGAAATTAGTGTAGCGTTGCACGGCTCTAAAGAAGATTGGCTTAAATGTAAGGTGTATAAAATCGCTGACGGAAATGAAGTTGATGTTGCCGTTTTACAATTGGACAGCGAAACATTACCCGGCTCTGTTAAAAACATCGTTGATTTAGATACAGCTGTTAGTGATGATTCTACAATAAAACCGGGAACAAATGCTATTTTAATTGGCTACCCAATGGGAATGACTCTTGCCAATACACGACGTGGAATTAAAGTACAAGTTTATGAAGGTCAAATCAATAAGGAATCTGACGGGGTTAGCATACAATACAATGTAACATCTACTCATGGAGCAAGCGGATCACCTGTATTTAACGAATGCGGACAACTGATTGCAATTAACTATGCAGGATTTGACGAAGCCCAAGGATACAATTTTGGAATTGTAGCAAAACATGCAGCCTCTTTAATTCAATAA